One region of Pseudomonas glycinae genomic DNA includes:
- a CDS encoding gamma-carboxygeranoyl-CoA hydratase, with the protein MSDFNTLELHSDPRGFATLWLSREEKNNAFNAEMIRELILALDKVASDVSLRFLLVRGRGKHFSAGADLAWMQQSAELDYHTNLDDARELAELMYNLAKLKIPTVAVVQGAAFGGALGLISCCDMAIGADDAQFCLSEVRIGLAPAVISPFVVQAIGERAARRYALTAERFGGQRAREIGLLSESYPATELEQKVEQWIDNLLLNSPAAMRASKDLLREVGNGALTPALRRYTENAIARIRVSPEGQEGLRAFLQKRAPSWQAATTTKEPR; encoded by the coding sequence ATGAGCGACTTCAACACCCTCGAATTGCACAGCGACCCACGGGGTTTCGCGACCCTGTGGCTGAGCCGCGAAGAAAAGAACAACGCGTTCAACGCCGAGATGATCCGCGAACTGATCCTGGCTTTGGACAAGGTCGCCAGCGACGTCAGCCTGCGTTTCCTGCTGGTGCGCGGACGCGGCAAACACTTCAGCGCCGGCGCCGATCTGGCGTGGATGCAGCAATCGGCCGAACTCGATTACCACACCAACCTCGACGACGCCCGGGAACTGGCGGAGCTGATGTACAACCTCGCCAAACTGAAAATCCCGACCGTGGCCGTGGTGCAAGGCGCGGCGTTCGGTGGCGCGCTGGGCCTGATCAGTTGCTGCGACATGGCGATTGGCGCCGATGACGCGCAGTTCTGTCTGTCGGAAGTGCGCATTGGCCTGGCGCCAGCGGTGATCAGCCCGTTCGTGGTGCAAGCCATCGGCGAACGGGCGGCGCGGCGTTATGCGCTGACGGCCGAACGTTTCGGCGGGCAGCGGGCGCGGGAAATCGGTTTGTTGTCGGAAAGCTATCCAGCGACCGAGCTTGAACAGAAAGTCGAGCAATGGATCGACAACCTGCTGCTCAACAGCCCCGCCGCCATGCGCGCCAGCAAGGATCTGCTGCGTGAAGTCGGCAACGGCGCGCTGACGCCGGCCCTGCGTCGCTACACCGAAAACGCCATCGCCCGCATCCGCGTCAGCCCGGAAGGCCAGGAAGGCTTGCGGGCCTTTTTGCAGAAACGTGCGCCGAGCTGGCAAGCCGCAACCACCACCAAGGAGCCGCGTTGA
- a CDS encoding acetyl/propionyl/methylcrotonyl-CoA carboxylase subunit alpha, translated as MSAPVLTTLLVANRGEIACRVMRTAKALGMTTVAVHSATDREARHSREADIRVDLGGSKAADSYLQIDKLIAAAKASGAQAIHPGYGFLSENAGFARAIEAAGLIFLGPPASAIDAMGSKSAAKALMETAGVPLVPGYHGEAQDLDTFRDACERIGYPVLLKATAGGGGKGMKVVEDVSQLAEALASAQREAQSSFGDSRMLVEKYLLKPRHVEIQVFADQHGNCLYLNERDCSIQRRHQKVVEEAPAPGLSPELRRAMGEAAVRSAQAIGYVGAGTVEFLLDARGEFFFMEMNTRLQVEHPVTEAITGLDLVAWQIRVARGEALPITQDQVPLNGHAIEVRLYAEDPSNDFLPATGRLDLYRESAAGPGRRVDSGVEEGDEISPFYDPMLGKLIAWGEDREQARLRLLSMLDEFAIGGLKTNINFLRRIIGHPAFAAAELDTGFIPRYQDQLLPAPAALSDEFWNAAAQAFAQSLPETARSDDPASPWALHSGLRAGLPREIALHLSCEGQDRALTLGAGGNAKLIGEQLVVEHDGLRRQLRAIRRGEVLFLQWDGELRRVETYDPISAVEASHSHQGGLTAPMNGSIVRVLVEAGQSVEAGAQLVVLEAMKMEHSIRAPHAGVIKALYCQEGEMVSEGSALVELEEA; from the coding sequence ATGAGCGCACCTGTTCTCACCACCCTGCTGGTGGCCAACCGTGGCGAAATCGCTTGCCGGGTCATGCGTACCGCCAAGGCGCTGGGCATGACCACCGTCGCCGTACACAGCGCCACCGACCGCGAAGCGCGGCACAGTCGTGAAGCGGATATCCGCGTCGATCTGGGCGGCAGCAAAGCGGCCGACAGCTATCTGCAAATCGACAAACTGATCGCGGCGGCCAAGGCCAGCGGCGCTCAGGCGATTCATCCGGGGTATGGCTTTCTGTCGGAGAACGCCGGGTTTGCCCGCGCCATCGAAGCCGCCGGCCTGATTTTCCTCGGCCCGCCCGCCTCGGCCATCGATGCGATGGGCAGCAAATCCGCCGCCAAGGCATTGATGGAAACTGCCGGCGTGCCGCTGGTGCCGGGTTATCACGGCGAGGCTCAGGATCTTGATACCTTCCGCGATGCTTGCGAACGCATCGGTTATCCGGTGCTGCTCAAAGCCACAGCCGGCGGTGGCGGTAAAGGTATGAAAGTTGTCGAGGACGTCAGCCAATTGGCTGAAGCGCTGGCCTCGGCTCAGCGTGAAGCGCAGTCCTCGTTCGGCGATTCGCGGATGCTGGTGGAAAAATACCTGCTCAAGCCGCGTCACGTGGAAATCCAGGTGTTCGCCGATCAGCATGGCAATTGCCTGTACCTGAATGAGCGCGACTGCTCGATTCAGCGTCGGCACCAGAAGGTCGTCGAAGAGGCGCCGGCACCGGGCCTCAGTCCGGAACTGCGTCGGGCGATGGGTGAAGCGGCTGTGCGTTCGGCGCAGGCTATCGGTTACGTCGGCGCCGGCACGGTGGAGTTTCTGCTGGATGCTCGCGGCGAGTTCTTCTTCATGGAAATGAACACGCGGCTACAGGTCGAACACCCGGTCACCGAAGCCATCACCGGGCTCGATCTGGTGGCCTGGCAGATTCGCGTCGCCCGTGGCGAAGCGTTGCCGATCACTCAGGATCAAGTGCCGCTGAACGGGCATGCAATTGAAGTGCGGTTGTATGCGGAAGATCCGTCGAATGATTTTCTGCCGGCGACCGGGCGTCTGGATCTGTATCGAGAATCCGCCGCAGGACCGGGGCGCCGTGTGGACAGCGGTGTTGAGGAAGGCGACGAGATTTCACCGTTCTATGACCCGATGCTCGGCAAGCTGATTGCCTGGGGCGAAGATCGTGAGCAGGCGCGTTTACGGCTGCTGAGCATGCTCGACGAGTTTGCGATTGGCGGGTTGAAGACCAACATCAACTTCCTGCGGCGGATCATCGGGCATCCGGCGTTTGCGGCGGCGGAACTGGATACCGGGTTCATTCCGCGTTATCAGGATCAGTTGCTGCCAGCGCCTGCTGCGCTGAGCGATGAATTTTGGAATGCGGCGGCGCAGGCTTTTGCGCAGAGCCTGCCGGAGACGGCTCGGTCGGATGATCCCGCTTCGCCTTGGGCGCTACACAGTGGTTTGCGCGCGGGGTTGCCACGTGAAATCGCACTCCACTTGAGTTGCGAGGGGCAGGATCGGGCGTTGACGCTCGGCGCTGGCGGCAATGCAAAACTGATCGGCGAACAACTGGTGGTCGAGCACGATGGGCTGCGCCGACAACTGCGTGCGATTCGTCGTGGAGAGGTTCTGTTTCTGCAATGGGACGGCGAGCTGCGACGCGTTGAAACGTACGACCCGATCAGCGCTGTCGAAGCCAGTCATAGCCATCAGGGTGGTCTGACAGCGCCAATGAACGGCAGCATCGTTCGAGTGTTGGTGGAGGCCGGGCAATCGGTTGAAGCCGGGGCGCAATTGGTGGTGCTGGAAGCGATGAAGATGGAGCACAGCATCCGCGCGCCCCATGCCGGCGTGATCAAGGCGCTGTATTGCCAGGAAGGCGAAATGGTCAGCGAAGGCAGTGCACTGGTCGAACTGGAAGAAGCTTGA
- a CDS encoding hydroxymethylglutaryl-CoA lyase: protein MSLPSQVRLIEVGPRDGLQNEAQPISVADKVQLVDALSAAGLGYIEVGSFVSPKWVPQMAGSADVFAQIQRKPGVTYGALAPNLRGFEDALAAGVKEVAVFAAASEAFSQRNINCSISESLARFAPIMESAKQHGVTVRGYVSCVLGCPYEGEVAPEQVAMVARELYAMGCYEVSLGDTIGTGTAGATRRLFEVVSNQVPREKLAGHFHDTYGQAMANIYASLLEGIAVFDSSIAGLGGCPYAKGASGNVATEDVVYLLNGLGIETGIDLDALIAAGQQISAVLGRPTGSRVAKARSAQ from the coding sequence ATGTCCCTCCCCTCCCAAGTACGCCTGATCGAAGTCGGCCCGCGTGACGGCCTGCAGAACGAAGCCCAGCCCATCAGCGTCGCCGACAAGGTGCAACTGGTCGACGCGCTGAGCGCCGCCGGTCTCGGCTATATAGAAGTCGGCAGTTTCGTCTCGCCCAAGTGGGTACCGCAGATGGCCGGTTCCGCTGATGTATTCGCGCAGATCCAGCGCAAGCCCGGCGTGACCTATGGCGCGCTGGCGCCGAACCTGCGCGGTTTTGAGGATGCGCTGGCCGCCGGGGTCAAGGAAGTCGCGGTGTTTGCCGCTGCGTCCGAAGCCTTTTCGCAGCGCAACATCAATTGCTCGATCAGCGAAAGCCTGGCGCGGTTCGCGCCGATCATGGAATCGGCGAAACAGCACGGCGTTACCGTGCGCGGTTACGTGTCCTGCGTGCTCGGCTGCCCTTATGAAGGCGAGGTCGCCCCGGAACAAGTGGCCATGGTCGCCCGCGAGCTGTACGCGATGGGCTGCTACGAAGTATCGCTGGGTGACACCATCGGTACCGGCACCGCGGGCGCGACCCGCCGGCTGTTCGAAGTGGTTTCGAATCAGGTGCCACGCGAAAAACTCGCCGGCCACTTCCACGACACCTACGGCCAGGCCATGGCCAACATCTACGCCAGCCTGCTGGAAGGCATCGCGGTGTTCGACAGCTCGATCGCCGGCCTCGGCGGCTGCCCGTACGCCAAGGGCGCCAGCGGTAACGTCGCCACCGAAGACGTGGTGTACCTGCTCAACGGCCTAGGCATCGAGACCGGTATCGACCTCGACGCCTTGATTGCCGCCGGCCAACAGATCAGCGCCGTGCTGGGCCGCCCGACCGGTTCGCGCGTGGCCAAGGCCCGTAGCGCACAGTGA
- a CDS encoding DUF6124 family protein codes for MFKATPNPPDTDSIPYDAALEAENIKTATERAINHYLDPGAQKTSKPSRKPGKIYLVNPTMDDETLLVEACETLSSASDMARDLGDTVDPSQRKAMQILQQVIMLSELLVNRVLDNHHVSR; via the coding sequence ATGTTCAAAGCCACACCAAACCCACCAGATACCGATTCAATCCCCTACGACGCCGCACTGGAAGCCGAAAACATAAAAACGGCAACCGAGCGGGCGATCAATCATTACCTCGATCCTGGGGCGCAGAAGACGTCCAAGCCATCGCGCAAGCCCGGAAAGATCTATCTGGTCAATCCAACAATGGATGACGAAACGCTGCTGGTCGAAGCGTGCGAAACGCTGTCGTCGGCCAGTGACATGGCTCGGGACCTCGGCGACACCGTCGATCCGTCGCAGCGCAAGGCGATGCAGATTCTGCAGCAGGTCATCATGCTGAGTGAGCTGCTGGTCAATCGTGTGCTGGATAACCATCACGTCTCGCGGTAG
- a CDS encoding carboxyl transferase domain-containing protein: MAILHTQLNPRSAEFAANSAAMLKQVDALHTLLAQVTQGGGAKAQERHTSRGKLLPRERINRLLDPGSPFLEISQLAAHAVYGEDVPAAGVIAGIGRVEGVECMIVANDATVKGGSYYPLTVKKHLRAQTIAQQNRLPCIYLVDSGGANLPRQDEVFPDREHFGRIFFNQANMSAMGIPQIAVVMGSCTAGGAYVPAMADEAIMVRNQATIFLAGPPLVKAATGEVVSAEDLGGADVHCKTSGVADHYAESDEHALALARRSVANLNWRKLGEVQQRAPIAPLYASDELYGVVSADAKQPFDVREVIARLVDGSVFDEFKALFGTTLVCGFAHLHGYPIAILANNGILFAEAAQKGAHFIELACQRGIPLLFLQNITGFMVGQKYEAGGIAKHGAKLVTAVACAKVPKFTVIIGGSFGAGNYGMCGRAYDPRFLWMWPNARIGVMGAEQAAGVLVQVKREQAERSGQAFSAEQESEIKQPILDQYEEQGHPYYSSARLWDDGVIDPAQTRDVLALALSASLNAPIEPSRFGVFRM, translated from the coding sequence ATGGCTATCCTGCATACCCAGCTCAACCCTCGTTCAGCGGAGTTCGCCGCCAACAGCGCGGCGATGCTCAAACAGGTCGACGCCCTGCACACCCTGCTCGCCCAAGTGACCCAGGGCGGCGGCGCGAAAGCTCAGGAACGTCACACCTCACGCGGCAAACTGCTGCCCCGTGAGCGGATCAACCGCTTGCTCGATCCGGGCTCGCCGTTTCTGGAAATCAGCCAGTTGGCCGCCCACGCCGTGTATGGCGAAGACGTGCCGGCCGCTGGCGTGATTGCCGGGATCGGCCGCGTGGAAGGCGTCGAATGCATGATCGTCGCCAACGACGCGACGGTGAAAGGTGGCTCGTACTACCCGCTGACCGTGAAGAAACACCTGCGTGCCCAGACCATCGCCCAGCAAAACCGTCTGCCATGCATTTATCTGGTCGACTCGGGCGGCGCCAACCTGCCGCGCCAGGACGAAGTGTTCCCGGACCGCGAGCACTTCGGGCGGATCTTCTTCAATCAGGCCAACATGAGCGCCATGGGCATTCCGCAGATTGCCGTGGTCATGGGTTCCTGCACCGCTGGCGGCGCCTACGTGCCGGCGATGGCCGACGAAGCGATCATGGTGCGCAATCAGGCGACGATTTTCCTCGCCGGCCCGCCGCTGGTGAAAGCCGCGACCGGTGAAGTGGTCAGCGCCGAAGACCTCGGCGGGGCCGATGTGCACTGCAAGACTTCCGGGGTCGCTGACCATTACGCCGAAAGCGATGAGCACGCCCTCGCCCTCGCCCGCCGCAGCGTCGCAAACCTCAACTGGCGCAAGCTCGGCGAAGTGCAGCAGCGCGCGCCGATTGCGCCGCTGTACGCCAGCGATGAGTTGTACGGCGTGGTGTCGGCGGACGCCAAGCAGCCGTTCGATGTGCGCGAAGTGATTGCGCGACTGGTCGACGGTTCGGTGTTCGATGAATTCAAAGCTTTGTTCGGCACCACGCTGGTGTGCGGTTTCGCTCATCTGCATGGCTACCCGATCGCGATCCTCGCCAACAACGGCATCCTGTTCGCCGAAGCCGCGCAGAAAGGCGCGCACTTCATCGAACTGGCCTGCCAACGCGGGATTCCGCTGCTGTTTCTGCAGAACATCACAGGCTTCATGGTCGGCCAGAAATATGAGGCCGGCGGCATCGCCAAACACGGCGCCAAACTGGTGACCGCCGTGGCGTGCGCCAAGGTGCCGAAATTCACCGTGATCATCGGCGGCAGCTTCGGTGCCGGTAACTACGGCATGTGCGGGCGGGCGTACGATCCGCGTTTCCTGTGGATGTGGCCGAACGCGCGGATCGGCGTGATGGGCGCCGAACAGGCGGCCGGCGTGCTGGTTCAGGTCAAGCGCGAGCAGGCCGAACGCAGCGGTCAGGCGTTCAGCGCCGAGCAGGAAAGCGAGATCAAGCAACCGATTCTCGACCAGTACGAAGAACAGGGTCACCCCTACTACTCCAGCGCACGGCTGTGGGACGACGGCGTCATCGACCCGGCGCAGACCCGCGATGTACTGGCCCTGGCCTTGTCCGCGTCGTTGAACGCGCCTATCGAACCGAGCCGCTTCGGCGTGTTCCGGATGTGA
- a CDS encoding AMP-binding protein has protein sequence MDQPSANPQRSYTRGSQDKALLAMTIGQKFDETVAQYPDGEALVVRHQQLRYTWRQLADAVNVHARALLALGLQAGDRLGIWAPNCAQWCITQFATAKLGVILVNINPAYRSSELEYVLKQSGCQWLVCAGAFKSSNYHGMLQGLLPELAEQSIGELRSERLPELRGLISLDPQPPSGFLPWSQLADLAASVSPEQLRERSASLHFDQPVNIQYTSGTTGFPKGATLSHYNILNNGYMVGESLGLTAADRLVIPVPLYHCFGMVMGNLGCITHGSTMIYPNDAFDPLLTLSTVAEEKATALYGVPTMFIAMLDQPQRAEFDLSTLRTGIMAGATCPIEVMRRVISEMHMSEVQIAYGMTETSPVSLQTGPSDELELRVTTVGRTQPQLESKIIDEAGNPVPRGTIGELCTRGYSVMLGYWNNPNATAEAIDAAGWMHTGDLASMNDEGYVCIAGRNKDMIIRGGENIYPRELEEFFFTHPAVADVQVIGIPCSRYGEEIVAWIKFHPGHSATEQELQAWCKERIAHFKTPRYFKFVEEFPMTVTGKIQKFRMREISIEELRSNEG, from the coding sequence ATGGATCAACCCAGTGCAAACCCGCAGCGCAGCTACACCCGTGGTTCCCAGGACAAAGCCTTGCTGGCGATGACCATCGGGCAGAAGTTCGACGAGACCGTCGCGCAGTACCCGGACGGCGAGGCGCTGGTGGTGCGTCATCAGCAGCTGCGGTATACCTGGCGGCAACTGGCCGACGCGGTGAACGTGCATGCCAGAGCGCTGCTGGCGTTGGGTTTGCAGGCCGGTGACCGGCTCGGCATCTGGGCACCGAATTGCGCGCAGTGGTGCATCACTCAGTTTGCCACCGCGAAGCTCGGCGTGATCCTGGTCAACATCAACCCGGCCTACCGCAGCTCTGAACTCGAATACGTGCTCAAACAATCCGGTTGCCAATGGCTGGTCTGCGCCGGCGCCTTCAAATCTTCGAACTATCACGGCATGCTGCAAGGCTTGCTGCCGGAACTGGCCGAGCAATCCATCGGCGAACTGCGCAGCGAGCGCCTGCCGGAGCTGCGCGGGTTGATCAGCCTTGATCCCCAGCCGCCTTCGGGTTTTCTCCCGTGGTCGCAACTGGCAGATCTGGCCGCCAGTGTCTCTCCAGAACAATTGCGTGAACGCAGCGCCAGCCTGCACTTCGATCAGCCCGTCAACATTCAGTACACCTCCGGCACCACCGGTTTCCCCAAGGGCGCGACCCTCAGTCACTACAACATCCTCAACAACGGTTACATGGTCGGCGAAAGCCTCGGCCTGACCGCCGCTGATCGGCTGGTGATCCCGGTGCCGCTGTATCACTGCTTCGGCATGGTCATGGGCAACCTGGGCTGCATCACCCACGGCAGCACGATGATTTACCCCAACGATGCCTTTGATCCGCTGCTGACCCTGAGCACGGTCGCCGAAGAAAAGGCCACCGCACTGTACGGCGTGCCGACCATGTTCATCGCCATGCTCGATCAGCCGCAGCGTGCCGAGTTCGACCTGTCGACCCTGCGCACCGGGATCATGGCCGGCGCCACTTGCCCGATTGAGGTGATGCGACGGGTCATCAGCGAAATGCACATGAGCGAAGTGCAGATCGCCTACGGCATGACCGAAACCAGCCCTGTGTCCCTGCAGACCGGCCCATCTGACGAACTGGAACTGCGCGTCACCACCGTCGGCCGCACTCAGCCGCAACTCGAAAGCAAAATCATCGACGAGGCCGGCAACCCGGTGCCACGCGGCACCATCGGCGAACTGTGCACCCGTGGCTACAGCGTGATGCTCGGTTACTGGAACAACCCCAATGCCACCGCCGAAGCCATCGACGCGGCAGGCTGGATGCACACCGGCGACCTGGCGAGCATGAACGACGAGGGTTATGTGTGCATCGCCGGCCGTAACAAGGACATGATCATCCGTGGCGGCGAGAACATTTACCCGCGTGAACTGGAAGAGTTCTTCTTCACCCATCCAGCGGTGGCGGACGTGCAGGTGATCGGCATTCCTTGCTCGCGTTACGGTGAGGAAATCGTCGCCTGGATCAAATTCCATCCCGGCCACAGCGCGACCGAACAAGAGCTGCAAGCGTGGTGCAAGGAGCGCATCGCTCACTTCAAGACGCCGCGGTACTTCAAGTTCGTCGAGGAATTTCCGATGACTGTGACGGGCAAGATCCAGAAATTCCGGATGCGTGAGATCAGTATCGAGGAGTTACGTAGCAACGAGGGCTGA
- a CDS encoding DUF6124 family protein has protein sequence MSKTVIPPLEDPVSPYEFPDSRKLHDAAERALDYYLPPAAKIMATPYTPNDMFRVNPQTDTESLLANACESLASATVMLGDFAGLLEGPNRKTLLGIAQVVMLGELAVNQALENVEVKQ, from the coding sequence ATGTCCAAGACCGTCATTCCACCGTTAGAAGATCCGGTGTCCCCCTACGAATTTCCCGATTCAAGAAAACTCCACGACGCGGCCGAACGCGCCCTCGACTATTACTTGCCCCCCGCAGCCAAGATCATGGCCACGCCCTACACCCCAAACGACATGTTCAGGGTCAACCCGCAAACCGACACGGAGTCATTGCTGGCCAACGCCTGCGAATCCCTGGCTTCAGCCACGGTCATGCTCGGTGACTTTGCCGGCCTGCTGGAAGGGCCGAACCGCAAGACCCTTTTGGGCATTGCGCAAGTGGTGATGTTGGGCGAGTTGGCGGTTAATCAGGCGTTGGAAAATGTAGAAGTAAAGCAATAA
- a CDS encoding LysR family transcriptional regulator, producing MNLSKVDLNLFIVFDAIYTEANLTRAGQIVGITQPAVSNALARLRETFNDPLFVRTAQGMVPTPMAQNIIGPVRNALSLLRVSVQESRIFNPSQAVKTYRISMTDLTEAVILPPLFQRLRRLAPTVIIESFLSKRRETTKELAAGRLDFAVDAPLNTDPQVRHVKLMEDRYVCAMRKGHPLATKEKFTLDDYLSLTHIHISSRRSGLGHVDLALGKMGIQRKIALRSQHYLMASQVLQQTDMVMTVPERFARRHDLHAFNLPVNDVPPVETHLYWHESTDQDPANRWMREQMIELCQQVTAHEKKLDKLQTPAT from the coding sequence ATGAATCTGAGCAAGGTCGACCTCAACCTTTTCATCGTCTTCGACGCGATCTACACCGAAGCCAACCTGACCCGCGCCGGGCAGATTGTCGGCATTACCCAGCCTGCGGTGTCCAACGCCTTGGCGCGGTTGCGCGAAACCTTCAACGACCCGCTCTTCGTACGCACCGCCCAGGGCATGGTGCCGACGCCCATGGCGCAGAACATCATCGGCCCGGTGCGCAATGCGCTGTCGCTGCTGCGGGTATCGGTTCAGGAAAGCCGCATTTTCAACCCCTCGCAAGCGGTCAAGACCTACCGCATCAGCATGACTGACCTGACCGAAGCGGTGATTCTGCCGCCGCTGTTCCAGCGTCTGCGTCGTCTGGCGCCGACTGTGATCATCGAAAGCTTTCTGTCCAAACGCCGGGAAACCACCAAGGAACTGGCTGCCGGGCGTCTCGACTTTGCCGTGGATGCGCCACTCAACACCGACCCGCAGGTGCGCCACGTCAAGCTGATGGAAGACCGTTACGTCTGCGCGATGCGCAAGGGTCATCCGCTGGCGACCAAGGAAAAATTCACCCTCGACGATTACCTGTCGCTGACCCACATTCATATTTCCAGCCGCCGCAGTGGCCTGGGCCACGTCGATCTGGCCCTGGGCAAAATGGGCATCCAGCGCAAGATCGCCCTGCGCTCGCAGCACTATCTGATGGCGTCCCAGGTGTTGCAGCAGACCGACATGGTGATGACCGTGCCGGAGCGGTTCGCCCGGCGCCATGACCTGCATGCGTTCAATCTGCCGGTCAACGATGTGCCGCCGGTGGAAACCCATTTGTACTGGCACGAAAGCACCGATCAGGACCCGGCCAACCGCTGGATGCGCGAGCAGATGATCGAGTTGTGCCAGCAAGTGACAGCGCACGAGAAGAAGCTCGACAAGCTGCAGACGCCCGCTACTTGA
- a CDS encoding isovaleryl-CoA dehydrogenase translates to MSYPSLNFALGETIDMLRDQVQSFVAKEIAPRAAQIDSDNLFPADLWRKFGDMGLLGITVPEEYGGAGLGYLAHVVAMEEISRGSASVALSYGAHSNLCVNQINRNGNHEQKAKYLPKLISGEHVGALAMSEPNAGSDVVSMKLRADKRGDRFVLNGSKTWITNGPDANTYVIYAKTDLEKGPHGITAFIVERDWKGFSRSNKFDKLGMRGSNTCELFFDDVEVPEENILGVLNGGVKVLMSGLDYERVVLSGGPTGIMQSCMDLIVPYIHDRKQFGQSIGEFQLIQGKVADMYTQLNASRAYLYAVAQACERNETTRKDAAGVILYTAERATQMALDAIQILGGNGYINEFPAGRLLRDAKLYEIGAGTSEIRRMLIGRELFNETR, encoded by the coding sequence ATGAGCTACCCATCCCTGAACTTTGCCCTCGGCGAAACCATTGACATGCTGCGCGATCAGGTTCAGTCCTTCGTTGCCAAGGAGATCGCCCCGCGTGCCGCGCAGATCGACAGCGACAACCTGTTCCCCGCTGATCTGTGGCGCAAGTTCGGTGACATGGGCCTGCTCGGCATCACCGTACCGGAAGAGTACGGCGGCGCTGGTCTGGGTTACCTGGCGCACGTGGTGGCGATGGAAGAAATCAGCCGTGGCTCGGCCTCGGTGGCGTTGTCCTACGGCGCCCACTCCAACCTCTGCGTGAACCAGATCAACCGCAATGGCAACCACGAACAGAAAGCCAAATACCTGCCAAAACTGATCAGCGGCGAACACGTCGGTGCCCTCGCCATGAGCGAGCCGAACGCCGGTTCCGACGTGGTCTCGATGAAACTGCGCGCCGATAAACGCGGCGACCGTTTCGTGCTCAACGGCAGCAAGACCTGGATCACTAACGGCCCCGACGCCAACACCTACGTGATCTACGCCAAGACCGACCTGGAAAAGGGCCCGCACGGCATCACCGCATTCATCGTCGAGCGCGACTGGAAAGGCTTCAGCCGCAGCAACAAGTTCGACAAGCTCGGCATGCGCGGCTCCAACACTTGCGAGCTGTTCTTCGATGACGTCGAAGTGCCGGAAGAAAACATCCTCGGCGTGCTCAACGGCGGCGTGAAAGTGCTGATGAGCGGCCTCGATTACGAACGCGTCGTGCTGTCCGGTGGCCCGACCGGGATCATGCAGTCGTGCATGGACTTGATCGTGCCGTACATCCACGACCGCAAGCAGTTCGGCCAGAGCATCGGCGAGTTCCAGCTGATCCAGGGCAAGGTCGCCGACATGTACACCCAGCTCAATGCCAGCCGCGCCTACCTCTACGCTGTGGCCCAGGCCTGCGAACGCAACGAGACCACGCGCAAGGACGCCGCCGGCGTAATCCTCTACACCGCCGAACGCGCTACGCAAATGGCCCTGGATGCGATCCAGATTCTCGGCGGCAACGGCTACATCAACGAATTCCCTGCCGGCCGTCTGCTGCGTGACGCCAAGTTGTACGAAATCGGCGCTGGCACCAGTGAGATCCGTCGCATGCTGATCGGCCGCGAACTGTTCAACGAAACCCGCTAA
- a CDS encoding MerR family transcriptional regulator: MSSQTYSISDLARELDITTRAIRFYEEQGLLSPERRGQERIYSPRDKVSLKLILRGKRIGFSLAECRELIELYDPSSGNTKQLNSMLAKISERRAQLEQQLLDIEQMKLELDTAEERCVQALEQTLKSQQVAQ, translated from the coding sequence ATGAGCAGCCAGACCTACAGCATTTCCGACCTCGCCCGCGAGCTGGACATCACCACCCGGGCGATCCGCTTCTACGAAGAACAAGGCCTGCTCAGCCCCGAGCGCCGAGGCCAGGAACGCATCTATTCGCCGCGCGACAAGGTCAGTCTGAAGCTGATCCTGCGGGGCAAGCGCATCGGTTTTTCCCTGGCCGAGTGCCGCGAACTGATCGAGCTCTACGACCCCTCCAGCGGTAACACCAAACAACTCAACAGCATGCTGGCGAAAATCAGCGAGCGCCGGGCACAGCTTGAACAGCAACTGCTGGACATCGAACAGATGAAGCTGGAACTCGACACCGCCGAAGAACGTTGCGTGCAGGCGCTGGAGCAGACGCTCAAGAGCCAGCAAGTCGCGCAGTAA